The Balneolaceae bacterium genome segment CTTGTAGTCGTGGTCCCGGGCGGCGCGCAGGGAGGGATGCTCCGGCTGGCGGGTCTGGAAGAAGACCCGTCCCTCCTTGTCGGCGCGTCCCGAACGGCCGGCCACCTGGCTCAGCAGCTGGAACATCCGCTCGGAGGAGCGGAAGGAGGGAAAGGCGAGTTCGGTGTCGGCGTCCACCACCCCTACCACCGTCACGTCCGGGAAATTAAGTCCCTTGCCCACAATCTGGGTGCCGGCCAGGATGTCCGCCTCCTTGCGCCCGAAGCGCGAGAGAATCTCCGCATGTCCCCTTCGTCCCGAGGTGGTGTCGTAGTCCATGCGCAGCACCCTCGCCTCCGGGTAGAGCCCTTCCAACTCCTCCTCCAGCTGCTGGGTGCCGCCGCCGCGCGGGGAGAGTCCCCCGGGCTGCTCGCATCGGGGGCAGCGCTCCGGAAGGCGCGCCGAGGCGCCACAGTAATGGCAGCGAAGCTGCTTTTTGGCCTTGTGGTAGTTGAGGCTCACTGAACAGTTGGGGCACTGGGGAATCTCCCCGCAGGTCTCGCAGTGCAGGTAGTTGGAGTAGCCCCGGCGGTTGTACAACAGGATGGCCTGCTCCCCCCGCTTCACCGCCTCCCCGACAGCCTCGTAGAGGGGAACGGCCAGGGAGCCGCGCATGGCCGCACGGTACTGCCGCAGGTCGAGCACCTTTACCTCAGGCATGGCGGCCTGAAAGGGGCGTTCGCTCAGCTCCAGGAAGGTGCTCTTGCCGCGGCGGCTGCCGTGCAGGGCGCTCATGCTGGGGGTGGCCGAACCCATCACCACCACGGCGTCGTTCAGGTGGGCCCGCATGACCGCCGTGTCGCGGGCGTGGTAGCGGGGCGACGGGTCCTCCTGCTTATAGGAGGCGTCGTGCTCCTCGTCCACCACGATGAGTCCAAGGTCGGGCACCGGCGCGAAAACCGCCGACCGGGCGCCGATGGCGATGTGCTTCTCCCGGTTCAGCAGGGCGCGCCAGGCGTCGTAGCGCTCGCGGTCGGTGAGGCGGCTGTGGATGACCACGATGTCGTCGCCGAAAATACGGTAAAAACGCTCCACGATCTGCGGCGTGAGGCCGATCTCCGGCACCAGCACCAGTCCCCCGCGTCCCATGGCGCGCGCCTTGCGCAGGGCGTGGATGTAGACCTCGGTTTTGCCGCTGCCGGTCACCCCGTAGAGCAGATGGCTGGCGAAGCGTCCCTCTTCGATGCCTTCGCAGATGGCCTCGCAGGCGCTGCGCTGCTCGGCGTTCAGCTCCTTGAGGGCCGAGGGGTCGTAGGTGTGGCGCAGGCCCGGGTCGGCGTGCTCCACCTCACGGGAGGAGATGAGCCCCTCCTCGGCGATACGCTTCAGGGTGTAGTGCTCCAGCAGCTCGTGGGCGTAGAGGTCGTCCTGGAACTCCGGCAGCCCCTCGCTGAGCAGCAGCTCCAGGGCGCGCACCCACTTGTAGTCGCGGCCCGCCTCCCGGTGCTCCTTCACGATCTCCCCCGCCCTGTCCGGACTCTCCTCCACCGACCATTCCCAGAGCGTGCGGGTGGAGGGCGACATCTGCATGCGGGGCTCCTCCCACACCTCCAGCCACCGGCGTCCCACCAGCCGCTTGAGCACGTCGGCGCCCCAGCGGCGGGAGGCCTCCTTCCAGTCGTAGCTGCCGGATGCGCCCACCTCCTCCAGCACGTTGCGCTCCGTTTTGCCGGCGGCCTCCGGGATCTCCCCCTCCAGGCCGGGGTGAAGCCGGATCTGCCGGGAGGAGTAGAAGTTGAGTCCGGCAGGCAGGGCGGCCTGTACGGCCTCCCCCCAGCTGCAGTAGTAGAAGCGGTGGATCCACTCGGTGAGCTGCAGCAGCTCTTCGGAGAGCACCGGCTCCCCGTCGAGCACCTTCTGCACGGGACGTGTGTCGAAGTCGGGCTGCTCGTCGTGCACCCGCACCGTCATGCCGATGGCCATCTGCCGGCGCAGGGGCACCCAGACCCGCATGCCGGGACGCAGAGATTCGATCGCCTCACGCCCCAGGACGTCCTCCGCCAGGGCGTATGTGAAGACCCGCCGCACGGCGGTGGGAAAAACGATGTCGGCGTAGCCGGGCACGGGCGCTCGTATTTGGACTGGAGTTGGCTGTAGCGAAAAGGGTATCCAATTTAGGGGTGCCTGTCAACGCGGATTTGTACAGGCGGCAGGGCCCGCTACCGCAGCCACCCCTCACGGTCCAGGCTGCGGTACTGCACCGCCTCGGCCACGTGGGCAGTGCGGATGGACTCGCTTCCTTCCAGGTCGGCGATGGTGCGTGAAACTTTCAAAATGCGGTCGTAGGCGCGCGCCGACAATCCTAGCACCGACATGGCGCGCCGCAGCAGAGTGGCGCCTTCCGGTCCCAGCCGGCAGACCGTGCGCGTGGTGCGCGCGTCCATCTGGGCGTTGGCGTAGACGCCGTCGAGGGACTCAAAACGGCGGCCCTGCCGCTTCCTGGCGGACGCCACGCGGGTGCGGATGGCGGCGGATCCCTCGGATGCCCCGGGGGAGGAGAGCTCCTCGAAGGGCACCTTTCGCACTTCGATGTGAAGGTCGATGCGATCGAGCAGGGGTCCGCTGAGACGGCCCAGGTAGCGGTGCATCTCCTGCGGGGAGGGTCCCTCGGGATTGGCCGGGTCGTACCAGTCGCCTGAAGGCGAGGGATTCATGGAGGCCACCAGCATGATGCGGCTGGGATAGGTAACGCTGAGCCGCGCCCGGGCGATGCGCACCTCCCCGCGTTCCACGGGCTGACGCAGCACCTCCAGGGCGCTGCGACGGAACTCCGGCAGCTCATCCAGGAAGAGTACCCCGTTGTGCGCCATGGAGATCTCGCCGGGACGCGGAATGCCCCCGCCGCCCACCAGCGCGGCGTCGGAGAGGCTGTGATGAGGCGCGCGGAAGGGACGCTCGGTCACCAGGGCGTCGCCGCGGGGCAGCAGTCCGGCCACGGAGTGAATCTTGGTGGTCTCCAGCGCCTCCTCCAGGGTCAGCGGCGGAAGGATGCCGGGCAGGCGCCGCACCATCATGGTCTTGCCGGAACCCGGTGGACCTACAAGGATTGCGTTATGTGAACCTGCCGCGGCCACCTCCAGGGCCCTCCTGACGTTCTGCTGCCCGCGCACCTCCCGGAAGTCGAGTACCGTAGCCGATCCGCCCTCCCTGAACGCCTCCTGAAGATCCACCCTCACCGGCTCGAAGTCTCCCTCCCCCCGCAGCCAGGCCATGACCTGTTCCAGGCTGTCGAAGGCCCACGTGCTCAGGCCTTCCACCACGGCCGCTTCATAGCCGTTATCCCGCGGCACCACAAGGTTTTTCAGTCCGCGCCGGCGCGCCTCCAGGGCAATGGGAAGCACCCCGCAGACCGGCTTGAGCTTCCCGTCCAGGGCCAGCTCCCCCACGATGAGGCTGTCCTCCAGCCGCCGGGAGCTCACCTGCCCGGAAACCGTAAGCAGGCTTACAGCGATGGGAAGGTCGAAGGCGCTGCCCTCCTTGGGCAGGTCGGCCGGCGCCAGGTTGACGGTGACCCGCCCGAAGGGAAATTCAGCCCCGGAGTTCCGCACAGCGGCCTCAATGCGGCGGCTCGATTCGGTCACCGCCCGGTCGGGCAGCCCCACCAGAAAGTAGCGGGGCATGCCGGCGGACATGTTGGTCTCCACCTCGATGATGCGCGCGTCCACCCCGAGGGTGGATGCGCAGTAGACGCGGGCGAGCATGGCGTGCGGATGAATCTTTGGGGAAGGATGTTCGTAATAGACCTGTAGCGCACAAAATCCTTACATTGGCGGGTCACCCCAATGCGAACCAGCTTCCGAATCCATGGGCCATGAGATTATGAAAACTTCCGAATCCAACAAGAAGAAAACCTTCACCGAGGAGATCAAGGGTACCGCTTCGGAGATCATCTCCCAGGTCAGGAAGATCATCAGGGAGGGCAACGCCCGGCGGGTCATGATCATGGATAAGAAAGGCAAGATCCTGTTTCAGTCCCAGATGACCGTGGGCGTCGGAGGGGCCGTGGTGGTCGCCGCCATCGCTCCCGTGGTATCGGCCATCAGCATGTTCCTGCTCTTCATGAGCGAGGTAAAGATCGTCGTGGAGCGCTACCCCGACGAGGAAACCGACGGGGACGAGTACGAGGTGGAGGCAGACGCCGAAGTGATCGAGGTGGAGGACGAAGAAGACTAAAGACCGACTACCCCGCCACCGCTTTTTCCCTGCCCTCCTCTTCACTCTCCTCCTGCACTTCCAGTTCGGAGAGGTAACGCTCGGCGTCCAGCGCGGCCCGGCAGCCCGTGCCGGCGGCCGTGACGGCCTGGCGGTAGACCGGGTCCATGGCATCGCCTGAGGCAAAGATGCCCGGCACGCCGGTGCGCGTGGACTGGCCCTCGGTCTTGATATAGCCCACATCGTCCATCTCCAGCACCCCCTTGAACAGATCGGTGTTGGGCTTGTGTCCGATGGCGATGAAGACCCCCGTGACATCCTCCAGCGTGGTAATCTCCTGCGTCTCGTTGTTGATCACCTTCACGCCGTCCACGGCCTTGTCGCCCAGCACCTCCTGCAGCTCGGTATTCCACATGAACTCGATCTTGGGATCGTTGAAGGCGCGCTTCTGCATGGTTTTGGAGGCGCGCAGCTCCTCGCGGCGGTGCAGCACGGTAACCTTGCCGGCAAATTTGGTCAGGAAGGTGGCCTCCTCCATGGCGGTGTCGCCCCCGCCCACCACAATCACGTGCTGGTCGCGGAAGAAGGCGCCGTCGCAGGTGGCGCAGGCGGAAACGCCCTGCCCGCGCAGTCGCTGCTCGCTGGGAAGCTCCAGCCACTTGGCCGAGGCGCCCGTGGAGACGATGATGGCCTTGGCGTAGAGTTCGTGCTCCTCGTCCACCGTCAGCTTGTAGGGACGCTCGTCAAAATTAATGTCCGTTACCGTGCCGTAGCGGCAGTCGGCCCCGAAGCGCTGGGCCTGCTCCCGAAAATCCTGCATCATCTGGGGTCCCATTACCCCCTCCGGGTAGCCGGGATAGTTCTCCACGTCGGTGGTCTGCATGAGCTGTCCCCCGGGCTCGGCTCCCTCGAACACCAGGGGCTTCAGGTCGGCCCGCGCCGCGTAAAGGGCGGCGGTGAGTCCTGCGGGGCCTGAGCCCACGATTACCACGTCAAAAGTTTTGCCAGCGATGTCTTCCATGTTGCGCTTCTCTTTCCGATTATAAATGGCATACAAAAATACAAAAAAAATGCACCCTTATGGCCTCGATATTTTCTATGATGGGCATAGAGAGAGGCTAATCTCTCCCTTGATCCCATGACAGGAGCATACAGAGATATGGAAAGTATACGTATGATTTATTACATTAATACGTATTCCAAATCCATCCCCGGAAACATGAAAAAGAAACTGACCCTCACGGTTGAAAACGCGGTAAAAGAAAAAGCCAAGAAATATGCCGCGCATAACAACACCAGCGTGTCCCAAATGGTCGAAAACTACCTGGAAGTGCTCACAAGAGAGGGATCTCGATACCGCCCGGATCCCGGTTCGTGGACGGAATCCCTTCGCGGAAGCGCAAAACTCCCGGAAGAATACAAAAACCTGGATTACAAAGAGATCAAAGAGCGAGAAATAGGGAGGAAGCATGGAGATCAGGGCTCTGCTTGACGTCAATATCTGTCTGGATGCCATGCTGGATCGTCAACCCTTCTCAGATTCCGCCCTCAGGATCCTGCAATCGGTCGAACGACAAATCATCACCGGTGTGGTACCCGCCATTTCATTCGACACTATTTTTTACCTTCTTCGTCCGGCGATGGGGACTGACGCCGCCCATTCAAGAGTTCGGGAACTCAGCCGGCACGTCCGAATCGGTGCGGTTACAGAGGCAACCGTGAGGAAAGCTATTGATGCCGGGTGGAAAGACCTGGAGGATGCTATACAGTACCACACCGCTCTGCAGTCGGAGTGCGACGTACTGGTCACGCGCAATGTCGCTGATTTCAAGGGACGGGAAATTCCTATTCTGACCCCGGAAGAGTTTCTTTCTCATTATCTTCCGGATAACCGCTGATTGCATTTCAACATTACCGTCCATGACCTCCGAGAACTATAATAATAGCGATCACAAACTAAGCAGAGCTGAAGAACCTGAAACGGCGTTCGAGGGGCAACGAATCGTCGTTTTTGACTCCTTCGAGCAGATGAACCAATACGATATCCGCCGATATGCCCGTATGACTCCGGAAGAGCGGCTGCGATCAGTGTATCTTATGCGTACAGCCTCCCACCCCAAACGCAAGACCAAATATCCCTTTGGAAGGCGCGTTCATTTTATCAAGTCCCTTCCCAGTTAACCAATTTTATCATTGTACCATGTCTTCAGAAGAACAAGAGGAACAAAACGGTAAAGAAGGTAGAGCTGAGGAACCCCAGGCAGCTTTTAAAACCGTTAAAATATTCAGCTCCTTTGAAGAAGAAGCGGAGTATACCGCCAAACAGCGTGCTGAATTATCCCATGGTGAACGTCTCAGACATGTTCGAGACTGACTCAGAAAACATGTCTTCGGTAAGCATCTGAAGGAAGACGGAACATGGCCCGAGATTTCGAGGAAATTCAAGATTATAGAACCGCGCACGGATGACGCTGGCAAATAATTTTGAACAGATCCTACAAGCATTTAATGCCAACGAGGTAGATTACCTTATCACCGGCGGTTATGCAGTAATTTTTCACGGATATGGAAGAACCACAGGTGATCTGGATATTTGGATTAATCCCTCCAAAGAGAATAAACCCAGATTGATCTGTAAAGGCCATGTAAGGAGCATCGGCGTTACCTGTGAGGGACTCGGATGCATTACCTGAGCCAACTCGATTTTAAGAAACCCTTTGCCATTCGATTAGGCGAAGAACCTATTCAAGTGGATGTCTTTAATGCTATTACGGGAGTCGACTATCAAGAAGCATCCAAGAATAGCATCCTTTTCGAAATTTCAGAAGGACTGGAAGTAAATTTTCTCGGGTTTAATGAACTGGTGATCAACAAAATGTTGACGGGCCGATTACGTGACAAAGCAGATGTAGATGAATTACAGCGAATAAAAAAATACGAGAAGGACAGCTAGGCATGACCTTGGAGAAGAAGCTGAGAATAGGTCTATCTTAAGCGTACAGCCTGCCTCATCCGCCATATCACGGCAAGAAAGGTCCTTCCCCCCTGCACAATCCGGTTTGCAAAACCGGGCCATTTCGCTATGTTTGTACCGTAGAACCAAACACGGAGGGTGAAGTGAATCTGGCCGTTCCCAAAGAAACCGGCGACCGCGAGAAACGCGTGGCCCTGACGCCCGAGATTGCCGGCAAGCTGGCCGACAAAGGCCACCGCCTGCTCATCGAAAGCGGCGCCGGAACCGCCTCAAACTATCCCGACCGTGCCTATGAGGAGGCGGGCGCGGAGATCGCCGACGGCCGCGAGGAGCTCTTCCGGCAGGCCGATATCCTCATCGCCATTCAGTGCCCCCCGCAGGCCGACCTCGACCGCCTCTCCGAAGGGAGCCTGCTTATCTGCCTGCTCTGGGCCCTGCAGGAACCGGAGCTGGTGGACTACCTCAAGGACCGGAATATCACTGCCCTGGGCATGGACGCCATCCCGCGTATCTCCCGGGCGCAGAATATGGACGTGCTCTCCTCCATGAGCTCCATCGCCGGTTACAAGGCGGCGCTGATCGGGGCGCAGGAACTTGACCGCTACCTGCCCATGATGATGACCGCAGCCGGCACCATCCCGCCCGCCAAGGTGCTGGTACTGGGCGCGGGCGTGGCCGGCCTGCAGGCCATTGCCACGGCCAAGCGTCTGGGTGCCCGCGTGGAGGCCTTCGACATACGTCCCGCCGTCAAGGAGCAGGTGGAGAGCCTGGGCGCCACCTTTGTGGAGGTGCCTTCGGCCGGGGCCGACACCGAAACCGAAGGAGGCTACGCCAAGGAACTGGCGGAGGACGAGCAGGAACGCCAGCGCCAGGTCATCCACAAACACGCCGCCAAATCGGATATCGTCATTACCACCGCCCTGGTTCCGGGCAAGAAGGCGCCCCTGCTGATCACCGAAGCGATGGTGGGCGACATGCACCCGGGCGCGGTGATCGTAGATCTGGCCGCCGAACAGGGCGGAAACTGCGCCCTGACGGAGGCGGGCGAGACCGTGGATGCAGGCGGGGTGAAAATAGTAGGACCGCTCAACCTGCCCAGCTCCCTCGCCTACCACGCCAGCCAGCTCTACGCCAAAAACATGCAGGCCCTGCTGAACCACCTGCTGCCGGAAGGCGAGCTGGTGCTGGACTTCGAGGACGAGATCACCCTCAATACCACCATTACGCACAACGGGGAGATCGTCTCCCCCATGCTGAAGGACCACGACAGCAACTGACGGAGGATCCCATGTCCGGACTCATTTTCAACCTTTTTATTTTTGTGCTGGCCTCCTTCGTGGGCTTCGAGCTCATCTCGAAGGTGCCGCCCACCCTGCACACGCCCCTCATGTCGGGGGCCAACGCCATCTCGGGCATTACCCTCATCGGCGCCCTGGTGGTCGCCGGACAGGTGGGGGACACCATGGGACAATATATCGGCATGGCCGCCATCATCTTCGCCACCATCAACGTGGTGGGAGGATTCCTGGTGACCGACAGGATGCTCGAGATGTTCAAGAAGAAAAAGAAGGAGGACGCCGATGAGTGAGCTCTTCCCCCCCTCCGTACAGGCCCTGCTTCCCGACCTGATCCAGCTCACCTACCTGGTGGCCACCGGCTTTTTTATCGTGGGCATCAAACGACTGGGATCGCCGGCCACCGCCCGATCGGGCAACCAGATGGCGGCCCTCGGCATGCTGATCGGCGTAATCGTGACGCTCTTCGACCAGCAGATTGTCTCCTACCAGTTTATCATCGCGGGTGTGCTCATCGGCGGAGCGATTGGAGTCTTCGCCGCCCGCACGGTCCAGATGACGGCCATGCCCGAAATGGTGGCCATCTTCAACGGCTTCGGGGGCGGCGCCTCCGCCCTGGTGGCCTGGGGTGAGTTCGCCCGCGCCGCCGAACCGGCGATAGCGTTCGGGGCACAGGACCTGGTGACCATCGGACTCAGCATCGTGATCGGCTCCATTACCTTCACCGGCAGTTTCATAGCCTTCGGCAAGCTGCAGGGATTCATCAGCGGCAACCCCATCACCTTCCCCGGACAAAATATTTTCAACCTGGTGCTGACGTTCGGCTCGCTGGGACTGATCGGGTGGTTTGCTGTCGACCCGGCGTTTATGACGGTTTTCTGGACCCTCTACGGCGTCGCCCTGCTGCTCGGGGTACTGATCGTGATTCCGATCGGCGGGGCCGACATGCCGGTGGTCATCTCCCTGCTTAACTCCTTCTCGGGCATCGCCGCCTCCATGGCCGGCTTCGTGATCAACAACAACCTGCTGATCATCAGCGGCGCGCTGGTGGGGGCTGCAGGACTGATCCTCACCAACATCATGTGCGTAGCCATGAACCGCAGCCTGGCCAACGTGCTCTTCGGGGCCTTCGGGGGCGATTCCTCCGGCGGAGGCAGTCCCGCCGCCGATACCGACCGGACCGTCCATGAGACAACCGCCGAGGACGTGGCCCTGCAGTGCACCTATTCCGACAAGGTGGTGATCGTGCCCGGCTACGGGCTGGCGGTGGCCCAGGCTCAGCACGTGCTCAAGGAGGTGGCCGACAAGCTGGAGAAAAAGGGCGTAACCGTGAAATACGGCATCCATCCCGTCGCGGGACGCATGCCGGGACACATGAACGTGCTGCTGGCCGAGGCGGACGTGCCCTACGACCAGCTCTACGACATGGAGCAGATCAATACCGAATTCAAGTCCACCGACGTGGTGCTTATCATCGGGGCCAACGACGTGGTCAATCCCGCCGCCAAAACCAATCCGGGCAGCCCCATCTACGGCATGCCCATCATGAACGTGGACGAGGCCCGGCGCACCATCATCTTCAAGCGCAGCCTGAGCCCGGGTTTCGCCGGCATCGACAACGAGCTCTTTTATGCCGACAAGAACCAGATGTTCTTCGGCGACGCCAAGGATTCCCTGCAGAAAATAAGCCAGGCGCTCAGCGAGATGAAGGATTAGAATGCCCTACCCTCCTTCGGCGTCCTCCCCGTAGTGTTTCATGGCCGCCAGGAAGCAGGCGGTGCCCAGCACGCCGCAGGCGGCAATCACCGTCATGAGCGCCTTTGATGGCCCGTAGGGCCCGGTAAAGACCGCATCCATGAGCCAGCCGGTGAGCGGGGGACCCACCCCGAAGCCCACCACACTGATCACGAAGAGATAGA includes the following:
- the priA gene encoding primosomal protein N', producing MPGYADIVFPTAVRRVFTYALAEDVLGREAIESLRPGMRVWVPLRRQMAIGMTVRVHDEQPDFDTRPVQKVLDGEPVLSEELLQLTEWIHRFYYCSWGEAVQAALPAGLNFYSSRQIRLHPGLEGEIPEAAGKTERNVLEEVGASGSYDWKEASRRWGADVLKRLVGRRWLEVWEEPRMQMSPSTRTLWEWSVEESPDRAGEIVKEHREAGRDYKWVRALELLLSEGLPEFQDDLYAHELLEHYTLKRIAEEGLISSREVEHADPGLRHTYDPSALKELNAEQRSACEAICEGIEEGRFASHLLYGVTGSGKTEVYIHALRKARAMGRGGLVLVPEIGLTPQIVERFYRIFGDDIVVIHSRLTDRERYDAWRALLNREKHIAIGARSAVFAPVPDLGLIVVDEEHDASYKQEDPSPRYHARDTAVMRAHLNDAVVVMGSATPSMSALHGSRRGKSTFLELSERPFQAAMPEVKVLDLRQYRAAMRGSLAVPLYEAVGEAVKRGEQAILLYNRRGYSNYLHCETCGEIPQCPNCSVSLNYHKAKKQLRCHYCGASARLPERCPRCEQPGGLSPRGGGTQQLEEELEGLYPEARVLRMDYDTTSGRRGHAEILSRFGRKEADILAGTQIVGKGLNFPDVTVVGVVDADTELAFPSFRSSERMFQLLSQVAGRSGRADKEGRVFFQTRQPEHPSLRAARDHDYKAFARREMAFRRELVYPPYSRIVRFVFKGSRQDRVREVAGRFTEALEEAVRRSEPVLGPTPAAVERMQKEYRWESMLKIHPRNGARAIERLLDEVFGLYGDRKPEGASSVRINVNVDALE
- a CDS encoding YifB family Mg chelatase-like AAA ATPase encodes the protein MLARVYCASTLGVDARIIEVETNMSAGMPRYFLVGLPDRAVTESSRRIEAAVRNSGAEFPFGRVTVNLAPADLPKEGSAFDLPIAVSLLTVSGQVSSRRLEDSLIVGELALDGKLKPVCGVLPIALEARRRGLKNLVVPRDNGYEAAVVEGLSTWAFDSLEQVMAWLRGEGDFEPVRVDLQEAFREGGSATVLDFREVRGQQNVRRALEVAAAGSHNAILVGPPGSGKTMMVRRLPGILPPLTLEEALETTKIHSVAGLLPRGDALVTERPFRAPHHSLSDAALVGGGGIPRPGEISMAHNGVLFLDELPEFRRSALEVLRQPVERGEVRIARARLSVTYPSRIMLVASMNPSPSGDWYDPANPEGPSPQEMHRYLGRLSGPLLDRIDLHIEVRKVPFEELSSPGASEGSAAIRTRVASARKRQGRRFESLDGVYANAQMDARTTRTVCRLGPEGATLLRRAMSVLGLSARAYDRILKVSRTIADLEGSESIRTAHVAEAVQYRSLDREGWLR
- a CDS encoding DUF4342 domain-containing protein encodes the protein MKTSESNKKKTFTEEIKGTASEIISQVRKIIREGNARRVMIMDKKGKILFQSQMTVGVGGAVVVAAIAPVVSAISMFLLFMSEVKIVVERYPDEETDGDEYEVEADAEVIEVEDEED
- the trxB gene encoding thioredoxin-disulfide reductase — protein: MEDIAGKTFDVVIVGSGPAGLTAALYAARADLKPLVFEGAEPGGQLMQTTDVENYPGYPEGVMGPQMMQDFREQAQRFGADCRYGTVTDINFDERPYKLTVDEEHELYAKAIIVSTGASAKWLELPSEQRLRGQGVSACATCDGAFFRDQHVIVVGGGDTAMEEATFLTKFAGKVTVLHRREELRASKTMQKRAFNDPKIEFMWNTELQEVLGDKAVDGVKVINNETQEITTLEDVTGVFIAIGHKPNTDLFKGVLEMDDVGYIKTEGQSTRTGVPGIFASGDAMDPVYRQAVTAAGTGCRAALDAERYLSELEVQEESEEEGREKAVAG
- a CDS encoding DUF6364 family protein, which gives rise to MKKKLTLTVENAVKEKAKKYAAHNNTSVSQMVENYLEVLTREGSRYRPDPGSWTESLRGSAKLPEEYKNLDYKEIKEREIGRKHGDQGSA
- a CDS encoding PIN domain-containing protein — translated: MEIRALLDVNICLDAMLDRQPFSDSALRILQSVERQIITGVVPAISFDTIFYLLRPAMGTDAAHSRVRELSRHVRIGAVTEATVRKAIDAGWKDLEDAIQYHTALQSECDVLVTRNVADFKGREIPILTPEEFLSHYLPDNR
- a CDS encoding Re/Si-specific NAD(P)(+) transhydrogenase subunit alpha, which codes for MNLAVPKETGDREKRVALTPEIAGKLADKGHRLLIESGAGTASNYPDRAYEEAGAEIADGREELFRQADILIAIQCPPQADLDRLSEGSLLICLLWALQEPELVDYLKDRNITALGMDAIPRISRAQNMDVLSSMSSIAGYKAALIGAQELDRYLPMMMTAAGTIPPAKVLVLGAGVAGLQAIATAKRLGARVEAFDIRPAVKEQVESLGATFVEVPSAGADTETEGGYAKELAEDEQERQRQVIHKHAAKSDIVITTALVPGKKAPLLITEAMVGDMHPGAVIVDLAAEQGGNCALTEAGETVDAGGVKIVGPLNLPSSLAYHASQLYAKNMQALLNHLLPEGELVLDFEDEITLNTTITHNGEIVSPMLKDHDSN
- a CDS encoding NAD(P) transhydrogenase subunit alpha; translated protein: MSGLIFNLFIFVLASFVGFELISKVPPTLHTPLMSGANAISGITLIGALVVAGQVGDTMGQYIGMAAIIFATINVVGGFLVTDRMLEMFKKKKKEDADE
- a CDS encoding NAD(P)(+) transhydrogenase (Re/Si-specific) subunit beta, translating into MSELFPPSVQALLPDLIQLTYLVATGFFIVGIKRLGSPATARSGNQMAALGMLIGVIVTLFDQQIVSYQFIIAGVLIGGAIGVFAARTVQMTAMPEMVAIFNGFGGGASALVAWGEFARAAEPAIAFGAQDLVTIGLSIVIGSITFTGSFIAFGKLQGFISGNPITFPGQNIFNLVLTFGSLGLIGWFAVDPAFMTVFWTLYGVALLLGVLIVIPIGGADMPVVISLLNSFSGIAASMAGFVINNNLLIISGALVGAAGLILTNIMCVAMNRSLANVLFGAFGGDSSGGGSPAADTDRTVHETTAEDVALQCTYSDKVVIVPGYGLAVAQAQHVLKEVADKLEKKGVTVKYGIHPVAGRMPGHMNVLLAEADVPYDQLYDMEQINTEFKSTDVVLIIGANDVVNPAAKTNPGSPIYGMPIMNVDEARRTIIFKRSLSPGFAGIDNELFYADKNQMFFGDAKDSLQKISQALSEMKD